In Macadamia integrifolia cultivar HAES 741 chromosome 13, SCU_Mint_v3, whole genome shotgun sequence, one DNA window encodes the following:
- the LOC122059247 gene encoding uncharacterized protein LOC122059247 isoform X1, with protein sequence MGDLYALDFDGVICDSCGESSVSAFKAAKLRWPHLFDSVDSATESWIIDQMHVVRPVVETGYENVLLVRLLLETRMPTIRKSSVHVAAELTNDGILENWSKLKPVILEEWNENRESLVELFGKVRDEWIEKDLSSWIGANRFYPGVSDALKFASSRVYIVTTKQGRFADALLQELAGVTMPSDRIYGLGTGPKVEVLKQLQAKPEHQGLTLHFVEDRLATLKNVIKETELDGWNLYLGDWGYNTQKEREDAATIPRINLLGLSDFSKKLK encoded by the exons ATGGGGGATCTGTATGCCCTAGATTTTGATGGAGTAATCTGTGATAGCTGTGGCGAGAGCTCAGTCTCTGCTTTTAAG GCTGCCAAACTACGATGGCCCCATCTCTTCGATTCTGTGGATTCTGCTACGGAAAGCTGGATAATTGATCAAATGCATGTC GTTCGTCCGGTGGTGGAAACAGGATATGAAAATGTGTTACTTGTGAGGTTGCTATTGGAGACCCGGATGCCTACCATTCGAAAGTCCTCGGTGCAT GTTGCAGCTGAACTCACTAATGATGGGATATTGGAGAACTGGTCAAAGTTGAAACCTGTCATTTTGGAGGAGTGGAATGAAAACAGAGAATCTTTAGTAGAACTCTTTGGAAAAGTCAGGGATGAATGGATAGAGAAGGACCTATCAAGTTGGATTGGTGCCAATAG ATTTTATCCAGGTGTATCCGATGCTTTGAAATTCGCAAGCTCAAGAGTATATATTGTTACCACAAAACAG GGCCGATTTGCTGATGCATTACTGCAAGAGCTGGCAGGAGTTACAATGCCATCTGATAGAATCTATGGTCTCGGAACTGG TCCCAAAGTAGAAGTGTTGAAACAGCTTCAAGCCAAACCGGAGCACCAGGGTCTCACACTCCA TTTTGTTGAGGATCGACTTGCAactctaaagaatgtcatcaagGAGACCGAGTTAGATGGATGGAATTTGTACCTGG GGGACTGGGGGTATAACACTCAAAAGGAGAGGGAGGATGCAGCAACCATTCCCAGGATAAACCTTCTTGGGCTCTCTGACTTCAGCAAGAAGCTGAAATAA
- the LOC122059357 gene encoding uncharacterized protein LOC122059357 gives MRKQSSCSSSSSSSVSASPLVRLFLLLALIFIIKDYGIVRVAEGGKRRVHIPDDLEDVIDDGEDEEWKRWGEKSTPSQDFEFDPPPPMDFTKMDTSQIQDEMMNRHSGPSFGFVKLRLGVRRSPDMVTEIAMKWTKVLKTGSIEANFKAVDTNTIMFTMQRGKDTTELKEFVLNQPEAYEMKIGDHVVRRPGDPPLEEVIEKLRIEKNEAQDHSSTESSELLKRDEL, from the exons aTGAGAAAGCAGAGCAGCTgctcctcatcctcctcctcctccgtcTCCGCTTCACCTCTGGTCCGGCTATTCCTGCTTCTCGCTCTGATTTTTATAATTAAGGATTATGGCATTGTTAGAGTTGCAGAAGGAGGGAAGAGAAGGGTTCATATCCCGGACGATCTGGAAGACGTGATCGATGACGGAGAAGATGAGGAATGGAAGCGATGGGGTGAAAAATCAACACCTTCGCAAGATTTCGAATTCGATCCACCTCCGCCCATGGATTTCACCAAGATGGATACGTCGCAGATTCAAGACGAAATGATGAATCGCCATTCCGGTCCCTCCTTTGGCTTCGTCAAGCTCCGATTAGGTGTCCGACGTTCACCG GATATGGTCACGGAGATCGCTATGAAATGGACTAAGGTTCTCAAAACCGGATCCATCGAGGCCAATTTCAAGGCTGTCGATACCAACACCATCATGTTCACCATGCAAAGGGGGAAAGACACAACAGAG TTGAAAGAATTTGTACTGAATCAACCAGAGGCATACGAGATGAAGATAGGTGATCATGTCGTTCGAAGGCCTGGAGATCCACCTTTAGAAGAAGTTATCGAGAAGCTACGTATTGAGAAGAATGAAGCCCAGGACCATAGTTCTACAGAGTCGTCAGAACTACTGAAACGTGACGAGCTTTAA
- the LOC122059247 gene encoding uncharacterized protein LOC122059247 isoform X2, whose translation MGDLYALDFDGVICDSCGESSVSAFKAAKLRWPHLFDSVDSATESWIIDQMHVVRPVVETGYENVLLVRLLLETRMPTIRKSSVAAELTNDGILENWSKLKPVILEEWNENRESLVELFGKVRDEWIEKDLSSWIGANRFYPGVSDALKFASSRVYIVTTKQGRFADALLQELAGVTMPSDRIYGLGTGPKVEVLKQLQAKPEHQGLTLHFVEDRLATLKNVIKETELDGWNLYLGDWGYNTQKEREDAATIPRINLLGLSDFSKKLK comes from the exons ATGGGGGATCTGTATGCCCTAGATTTTGATGGAGTAATCTGTGATAGCTGTGGCGAGAGCTCAGTCTCTGCTTTTAAG GCTGCCAAACTACGATGGCCCCATCTCTTCGATTCTGTGGATTCTGCTACGGAAAGCTGGATAATTGATCAAATGCATGTC GTTCGTCCGGTGGTGGAAACAGGATATGAAAATGTGTTACTTGTGAGGTTGCTATTGGAGACCCGGATGCCTACCATTCGAAAGTCCTCG GTTGCAGCTGAACTCACTAATGATGGGATATTGGAGAACTGGTCAAAGTTGAAACCTGTCATTTTGGAGGAGTGGAATGAAAACAGAGAATCTTTAGTAGAACTCTTTGGAAAAGTCAGGGATGAATGGATAGAGAAGGACCTATCAAGTTGGATTGGTGCCAATAG ATTTTATCCAGGTGTATCCGATGCTTTGAAATTCGCAAGCTCAAGAGTATATATTGTTACCACAAAACAG GGCCGATTTGCTGATGCATTACTGCAAGAGCTGGCAGGAGTTACAATGCCATCTGATAGAATCTATGGTCTCGGAACTGG TCCCAAAGTAGAAGTGTTGAAACAGCTTCAAGCCAAACCGGAGCACCAGGGTCTCACACTCCA TTTTGTTGAGGATCGACTTGCAactctaaagaatgtcatcaagGAGACCGAGTTAGATGGATGGAATTTGTACCTGG GGGACTGGGGGTATAACACTCAAAAGGAGAGGGAGGATGCAGCAACCATTCCCAGGATAAACCTTCTTGGGCTCTCTGACTTCAGCAAGAAGCTGAAATAA